Part of the Impatiens glandulifera chromosome 8, dImpGla2.1, whole genome shotgun sequence genome is shown below.
CCTCCCCGAACACCACCCTCCATAGGTCTAAATGCAACCGCCCAAACCTGATCCGAATGATTCGAAAGTGTCTGAATCGCACTCCTCATATTAAGATCCCACAACCTAACTGTCCTATCGCTAGAACCGGTCACAATAGCCAACCCATCTGGACTCGCATCCACACTCAAAACCCAACTCGCATGACCCGACATAGCAGCTATCATACTCTTCCCATCCGCATCGTGCATATGAACATGACAATCATCGGAGGCTGAAAAGAGAACTCTCGGATCAACAGGAGAAAACACCAGAGATCGAACGGGCATGAAGTGGCCTTCGAGATGATGAAGGAATTTCGCACGAATTACGTCGAATATAGATATTGAACCGTCCATTGAACCGCAAGCCAGTCTTTTGCCATCTGGGCTCCAGGCCACTGAGAGGATGAATCTTTTTGAACCACTCTTGTCTGTTTCAGATCCATTTCGAGGTGGGACAGTTAGAGAACTTATTAGTTTCCATTCTGCTGTGTCCCAAAGCTTTACTGTTGCACTTCCTCCTCCAGCAACTGCTAAAATTGTTCCCTATAATTGTAATAGGTATACATCAATCAAAAATTTAAGTCATTAGCAAAAAACAAGTGATtttgctaaaaaaaattataatttctaaatGATTTGAAAAAGCTATGAAAATTTTAAGACATTAGCAAACATGAATTTTTTTGATATCATTAgcaaacaaaatgaaaatttcaagattttgctaaaaaaatttaaaataaagtcattagaaaaaaaatgtgacattaaGTTTACTCCTAATGGAAGTAAAAccataaatattttatggaaACTCAATCTACACAAACAGATAAAACAAATTCTTAAGGGTCTGGATCTCTATCCAtatgagaaatgaaaaaaaaatactctgTTTCTAAATAGATCAATGAAAATTTAAGTGCTAAgcagaaaatattaaaatttagagtgattagcaaaaataaaatgaaaacataaaGTGATTAGCATAAAGGAAATTCAAGTCATTAGCAAAGAAGATGAAAATTTAAAGTGACTagcaaaaacaaaagaaaaaacaagtCATTAGAAAAAGAGATTGTGACATTGAGTTACTCCTAATGaaaataaaaccataaatattTGATGGAAACTGAATATAGGGTCTGGGTCTGTATTCATATGAGAAATGAATAAATACCCCTTTCTAAATATGTGTATCCATCCATAAACGCGATTCCTAAACCTGAA
Proteins encoded:
- the LOC124912594 gene encoding WD repeat-containing protein VIP3, which produces MKLAGIKSVENAHDESIWAATWIPATETRSSLLLTGSLDETVKLWRPDELERVSTSTGHCLGVVSVAAHPSGVLAASASLDSFIRVFDVDQKNTIATLEAPPSEVWQMQFHPKGTILAVAGGGSATVKLWDTAEWKLISSLTVPPRNGSETDKSGSKRFILSVAWSPDGKRLACGSMDGSISIFDVIRAKFLHHLEGHFMPVRSLVFSPVDPRVLFSASDDCHVHMHDADGKSMIAAMSGHASWVLSVDASPDGLAIVTGSSDRTVRLWDLNMRSAIQTLSNHSDQVWAVAFRPMEGGVRGGGRVASVSDDKSISLYDYS